Proteins from one Porites lutea chromosome 3, jaPorLute2.1, whole genome shotgun sequence genomic window:
- the LOC140930054 gene encoding uncharacterized protein, with protein sequence MDLLHMFIVLEPFGHFVVSEVVQEVQLLKILTDPKQQKNTNECASEQNECDPNALCSNTYGSYVCRCLKGFQGDGRTCQDINECTDGSADCGPGAECINLNGSFACQCRAGFQEAGNNCTDIDECESSLSNNCSINALCTNTEGSYICRCRKGYEGDGRNCEDVNECTDVIASCGLGAECINLNGSFDCRCREGFQKIEDNCADFDECQSQDTNNCSVNALCTNTEGSYVCRCQKGYEGDGVICGDTDECANAEAVCGLGADCINLNGSFDCRCRSGFQKTGENCTDIDECQFQDINNCSVNALCTNTEGSYVCRCQKGYEGNGVICRDTDECKLPESNNCDENALCTNTAGSYVCRCNEGYTGNGTFCQDINECERAETNDCDSNALCTNTEGFYICRCLRGYQGDGRYCTDVDECASPETNECHKKATCSNSEGSYVCSCPEGYSGDGRNCADNDECASSEANQCHLNSLCTNTEGSYVCRCLRGYVGDGLSCADIDECERSETNECDSNALCNNTDGSYVCRCKQGFEGDGRNCTAAVIGCSPSCDSNAMCQEGGEVPVCVCNPGYQGDGHNCTDIDECASSETNQCDPNSLCTNTEGWYICRCLRGYQGDGLNCSDIDECETAESNECDQNALCTNTEGSYVCRCKSGFQGNGRNCTDTDECSSSVTNECDPNSLCTNTEGSYICRCLRGFQGDSLQCEDVDECSSPDSNECDPNALCTNTVGSYVCRCKKGFSGDGRNCTAVVIGCAPSCGPYAVCQDNVGVPVCVCNPGFQGDGYNCTDVDECATSQSNECDLNALCTNTEGSYVCRCRRGFEGDGRNCTEIPVTCSPPCSSKAQCQQGAGGPRCVCRPGYQGDGYNCTDIDECSRPELNPCDSNALCTNVEGSFVCRCLRGFKGDGLTCTGETDCDPPCTGNRACLNFSGVFECVCADGFTGEDDCTDVDECEDENECDPNALCTNTEGSYICRCIRGYEGDGKSCKAVQGDCSPSCGPNAFCEKDFGSPVCICDPGYQGDGFNCSGSFRVSSVYVTNTPLTD encoded by the exons ATGGATTTGTTGCACATGTTCATTGTTTTAGAACCATTCGGTCATTTTGTGGTCAGTGAAGTGGTTCAGGAAGTgcagttattaaaaattttaaccgatccaaaacaacagaaaa ACACAAATGAGTGCGCTTCAGAACAGAATGAATGTGATCCCAACGCACTATGTTCAAATACTTATGGGAGTTATGTTTGCCGCTGCCTAAAAGGATTCCAAGGTGACGGTCGGACCTGCCAAG acataaacgagtgtacCGATGGATCAGCTGATTGTGGGCCTGGAGCTGAGTGTATAAATTTAAACGGAAGCTTTGCCTGCCAATGTCGAGCAGGATTTCAGGAAGCGGGAAACAATTGTACAG ATATCGACGAATGCGAGTCGTCGTTGTCAAATAATTGCAGTATCAACGCTTTATGCACCAACACTGAAGGGTCATATATTTGTCGCTGTAGGAAGGGATACGAAGGAGATGGAAGAAATTGTGAAG ATGTTAACGAATGCACTGACGTCATTGCCTCGTGTGGACTTGGAGCTGAATGCATTAACTTGAATGGAAGTTTTGATTGTCGATGCCGAGAAGGATTCCAGAAGATTGAAGACAATTGCGCAG ATTTTGACGAATGTCAGTCGCAAGACACTAACAATTGTAGTGTAAATGCGCTGTGCACAAACACAGAAGGCTCGTATGTATGCCGTTGCCAGAAAGGATATGAAGGGGATGGAGTTATTTGTGGAG ATACAGATGAGTGTGCTAATGCTGAGGCAGTGTGCGGACTTGGAGCTGATTGTATTAACTTGAACGGAAGCTTTGATTGTCGTTGTCGGTCGGGATTTCAAAAGACTGGAGAGAACTGCACAG ATATCGACGAATGTCAGTTCCAAGATATTAACAATTGTAGTGTAAATGCGCTGTGCACAAACACGGAAGGCTCATATGTATGCCGTTGCCAGAAAGGCTACGAAGGCAATGGTGTTATTTGCAGAG ATACCGATGAATGTAAATTACCCGAGTCAAACAACTGCGATGAAAACGCGCTGTGTACAAATACAGCGGGCTCCTATGTCTGTCGATGTAATGAAGGATACACAGGAAATGGAACATTTTGTCAAG ATATTAATGAGTGTGAACGAGCAGAGACGAACGATTGTGACTCCAACGCTCTATGCACTAACACTGAAGGCTTCTATATATGCCGCTGTTTGAGGGGTTACCAAGGAGATGGCAGATACTGCACAG ATGTCGATGAGTGTGCAAGCCCTGAAACAAACGAATGCCACAAAAAAGCAACGTGTTCAAACTCTGAGGGCTCGTACGTTTGCAGCTGCCCTGAAGGTTATAGCGGTGATGGCAGAAACTGTGCAG acAATGATGAATGCGCATCTTCTGAAGCAAACCAGTGTCACCTTAATTCCTTATGCACCAATACTGAAGGCTCCTATGTTTGCCGCTGCCTCAGAGGATACGTGGGCGATGGTCTTAGTTGTGCAG ATATTGATGAATGTGAAAGATCTGAAACAAACGAGTGCGACTCTAACGCTCTATGTAACAACACTGATGGGTCATATGTCTGTCGATGTAAGCAAGGTTTTGAAGGGGATGGCCGAAACTGCACAG CTGCTGTGATTGGCTGTTCGCCATCATGTGATTCAAACGCTATGTGCCAGGAAGGTGGTGAAGTTCCCGTATGTGTTTGTAACCCTGGTTACCAAGGTGACGGACACAACTGTACAG atatTGATGAATGCGCTTCTTCTGAAACAAACCAATGTGACCCCAACTCTCTGTGTACCAATACTGAAGGCTGGTATATTTGCCGCTGTTTAAGAGGATATCAGGGAGATGGACTGAATTGTTCAG ACATTGATGAATGTGAGACAGCTGAATCAAACGAGTGTGATCAAAACGCCTTGTGTACCAATACTGAAGGATCTTATGTTTGCCGATGTAAGAGCGGTTTCCAAGGCAACGGAAGGAATTGCACAG aTACTGATGAGTGTTCGTCCTCCGTGACAAACGAGTGTGACCCTAATTCCTTGTGTACAAATACCGAAGGCTCATATATCTGTCGTTGTTTGAGGGGGTTCCAGGGCGATAGTCTGCAATGTGAAG ACGTGGACGAATGTTCATCTCCTGACAGCAACGAATGTGATCCAAACGCTCTTTGTACAAATACGGTAGGATCGTACGTCTGCCGATGTAAAAAAGGATTTAGCGGCGATGGAAGAAACTGTACAG CTGTTGTTATAGGCTGCGCGCCATCCTGTGGTCCGTACGCAGTTTGTCAGGATAACGTTGGGGTTCCTGTTTGTGTTTGCAATCCTGGTTTCCAAGGCGACGGATATAACTGCACAG ACGTTGATGAATGTGCCACCTCTCAGTCGAACGAGTGTGACCTCAACGCCTTGTGTACAAACACCGAAGGGTCCTATGTATGTCGCTGCCGGAGAGGATTTGAAGGGGACGGAAGGAACTGTACAG AGATTCCGGTCACCTGCTCGCCACCTTGTTCTTCAAAGGCACAATGTCAGCAAGGCGCCGGTGGACCGAGGTGTGTCTGTCGCCCTGGTTACCAAGGAGATGGATACAACTGCACAG ACATCGATGAATGTTCAAGGCCTGAACTAAACCCATGCGATTCCAACGCCTTGTGTACCAATGTTGAAGGATCGTTTGTTTGTCGATGTTTGAGGGGATTTAAGGGAGATGGCTTGACGTGTACAG gaGAAACTGATTGCGACCCTCCTTGTACTGGGAACAGGGCCTGCCTTAATTTCAGCGGAGTTTTCGAGTGTGTCTGCGCAGATGGCTTTACTGGAGAAGACGATTGTACAG ACGTTGATGAGTGTGAAGATGAAAATGAATGTGATCCAAACGCCCTTTGTACCAACACTGAAGGATCTTATATTTGTCGCTGCATTCGAGGTTATGAAGGCGACGGCAAATCTTGTAaag